Proteins encoded within one genomic window of Tigriopus californicus strain San Diego chromosome 12, Tcal_SD_v2.1, whole genome shotgun sequence:
- the LOC131891466 gene encoding DNA-binding protein HEXBP-like codes for MEEVHYLVYHHIKGNVCGKLAKKFLKAVETEVDTENEPLQSLSHIINSSEKSKIAHPTSKKRKLEAEPSEDQIKQANIAAKLLNYDPLSQPPSEYQNGSKGQSCFNCNESGHFSRECPKVSDQLLCFVCKEAGHLSKACPDQTCYNCHEKGHMSSGCPQAQTRPCYNCNETGHIARDCSQPPSGRRGRGRGGSGGRGRGGRGGRGRRPAHRDWGTGANSMQLGSKKDE; via the coding sequence ATGGAGGAGGTCCATTACCTCGTCTACCATCACATCAAGGGCAATGTCTGCGGTAAACTGGCCAAGAAGTTCCTGAAAGCCGTAGAAACCGAAGTGGACACGGAAAACGAACCTCTCCAATCGCTAAGCCACATCATCAATTCATCggaaaaatccaaaatcgCTCACCCAACCTCAAAAAAACGCAAACTCGAGGCAGAACCTTCGGAAGATCAGATTAAACAGGCCAATATTGCGGCCAAACTGCTCAATTATGACCCGTTGAGTCAGCCCCCCTCTGAATATCAGAACGGCTCCAAAGGCCAATCCTGCTTCAATTGTAACGAATCGGGTCATTTTTCTCGCGAATGTCCCAAAGTGTCGGACCAATTGCTTTGCTTTGTCTGCAAAGAGGCTGGTCATCTTTCCAAGGCTTGTCCCGATCAGACTTGCTACAATTGCCATGAAAAAGGCCATATGTCTAGCGGATGTCCTCAAGCTCAAACACGGCCTTGTTATAATTGCAATGAGACCGGTCATATTGCTCGAGATTGCAGTCAACCACCCTCGGGGCGTCGGGGGCGTGGTCGAGGTGGAAGCGGGGGACGAGGTCGAGGGGGGCGTGGAGGACGTGGACGTCGGCCCGCCCATCGTGATTGGGGGACTGGCGCCAACTCCATGCAGTTGGGGTCCAAGAAGGACGAATGA